One Kitasatospora sp. NBC_01287 DNA window includes the following coding sequences:
- a CDS encoding YafY family protein, whose product MSNAIDQTRRMLSLVTYLRERPGAEVAEVARAFGITERELIADLNVLPMCGTSFRGGDLLDIDTDGERIWWHNVDDVAQPLRLAADEATALLVAARAVASLPGLRERDRQALTRAVVKIENAAGESAEGSARVGVTFEAEGQVFADIDRALSEGRRIWLRYYSHGRGGMSEREVDPIRLLTEGHTYLDGWCRTSEDRRLFRLDRVAEIKVLDEPADPPRLEPRDLSQGLVTPGADDPEVVVEVGPAGRWVAEYYTHDLAEELPDGGLRITLRSSDPSGLRTLALRLGRDGRIVAPAPLAEQARAAALAALAGYPEQP is encoded by the coding sequence GTGAGCAACGCCATCGACCAGACCCGGCGGATGCTCTCGCTGGTCACCTACCTGCGCGAGCGCCCCGGCGCCGAGGTCGCCGAGGTGGCGCGGGCCTTCGGGATCACCGAGCGCGAGCTGATCGCCGACCTGAACGTGCTGCCGATGTGCGGCACGAGCTTCCGCGGTGGCGATCTGCTGGACATCGACACCGACGGCGAGCGGATCTGGTGGCACAACGTCGACGACGTGGCCCAGCCGCTGCGGCTGGCCGCCGACGAGGCCACCGCGCTGCTGGTGGCCGCCCGGGCGGTGGCCTCACTGCCCGGCCTGCGCGAGCGGGACCGGCAGGCGCTCACCCGGGCCGTCGTGAAGATCGAGAACGCGGCGGGGGAGAGTGCTGAGGGCAGCGCCCGGGTCGGGGTGACCTTCGAGGCCGAGGGCCAGGTCTTCGCCGACATCGACCGCGCGCTCAGCGAGGGCCGGCGGATCTGGCTGCGCTACTACTCGCACGGGCGCGGCGGCATGAGCGAGCGTGAGGTGGACCCGATCCGGCTGCTGACCGAGGGCCACACCTACCTGGACGGCTGGTGCCGCACCTCGGAGGACCGCCGTCTCTTCCGGTTGGACCGGGTGGCCGAGATCAAGGTGCTGGACGAGCCGGCCGATCCGCCCCGGCTGGAGCCGCGCGACCTCTCCCAGGGCCTGGTCACCCCGGGCGCCGACGATCCCGAGGTGGTGGTCGAGGTCGGCCCCGCCGGGCGCTGGGTGGCCGAGTACTACACGCACGACCTGGCCGAGGAGCTGCCCGACGGCGGCCTGCGGATCACCCTGCGCAGCTCCGACCCCTCGGGCCTGCGCACCCTGGCGCTGCGGCTGGGCCGGGACGGACGGATCGTGGCGCCCGCGCCGCTGGCCGAGCAGGCCAGGGCGGCGGCGCTGGCGGCCCTGGCCGGCTACCCGGAGCAGCCGTGA
- a CDS encoding FKBP-type peptidyl-prolyl cis-trans isomerase yields MSDKTKPEIDFPGGEAPAELVIEDLEVGTGAEAKPGAVVEVHYVGVTFETGEEFDASWNRGSAFKFPLGAGRVIKGWDEGVVGMKVGGRRKLTIPAHKAYGNQSPTPAIPAGSTLIFVVDLLGV; encoded by the coding sequence ATGAGCGACAAGACGAAGCCCGAGATCGACTTCCCCGGTGGCGAGGCTCCGGCCGAGCTGGTCATCGAGGACCTTGAGGTCGGCACCGGCGCCGAGGCCAAGCCCGGCGCGGTCGTCGAGGTGCACTACGTGGGTGTCACCTTCGAGACCGGCGAGGAGTTCGACGCGAGCTGGAACCGCGGTTCGGCCTTCAAGTTCCCGCTCGGCGCCGGCCGCGTCATCAAGGGCTGGGACGAGGGTGTCGTCGGCATGAAGGTCGGTGGCCGCCGCAAGCTGACCATCCCGGCCCACAAGGCCTACGGCAACCAGTCGCCGACCCCGGCGATCCCCGCGGGCTCGACCCTGATCTTCGTGGTCGACCTGCTCGGCGTCTGA
- a CDS encoding FKBP-type peptidyl-prolyl cis-trans isomerase, which produces MAENPSGPSEADTDGGAVTGPSGPRPAGPLTGDGESIVIPPSILKQQAGWAKPGESVPTPGAGQSTDEPQVFASTVRKQQTSEADYENVSGGGRLGVVLGVVLAVLLVGSGVGLYVVNQHDDKAAKASDAATATPSAAPSPSAPPVPPLKTDAKVLPTVAGDFGKKATITLPQQSPDGTFVAKSLTEGDGPKINKGDYVSVDFTLKDWQTGKDIQGSYDQGKSLILQPGTGQVIPALDSTLVGQKAGSRVLVVAPPAAAFGDQGNTSLGLGPKDDLVLVIDINRVNAPDARVSGDMTAPPADFPQVKINGGKTADTITPPAGVTDPTDLKTAVLIQGKGPKVESGEQVVVQYTGVTLKDGKKFDSSVEKGQAFSFVTGGGQVIPGWDKGVVGQNVGSRIELVIPAAQAYGASPPDGSGIPANASLVFVIDILDAGQGSGGGQ; this is translated from the coding sequence ATGGCTGAGAATCCGTCGGGCCCGAGCGAGGCCGACACCGATGGCGGCGCGGTCACCGGCCCGTCGGGGCCCAGGCCCGCGGGCCCGCTGACGGGCGACGGCGAATCGATCGTGATCCCGCCGTCGATTCTCAAGCAGCAGGCGGGCTGGGCCAAGCCGGGGGAGAGCGTGCCGACCCCGGGCGCCGGCCAGTCCACCGACGAGCCGCAGGTCTTCGCCTCCACGGTGCGCAAGCAGCAGACCTCCGAGGCCGACTACGAGAACGTCTCCGGCGGCGGCAGGCTGGGCGTGGTGCTCGGCGTGGTGCTGGCCGTGCTGCTGGTCGGCAGCGGCGTCGGCCTCTACGTCGTGAACCAGCACGACGACAAGGCCGCCAAGGCCTCGGACGCGGCCACCGCGACGCCGAGCGCCGCGCCGAGCCCCAGCGCACCGCCGGTGCCGCCGCTCAAGACCGACGCCAAGGTGCTGCCCACCGTCGCCGGCGACTTCGGCAAGAAGGCGACCATCACGCTGCCGCAGCAGTCCCCGGACGGCACTTTCGTCGCCAAGTCGCTGACCGAGGGAGACGGCCCGAAGATCAACAAGGGTGACTACGTCTCGGTCGACTTCACCCTCAAGGACTGGCAGACCGGCAAGGACATCCAGGGCTCCTACGACCAGGGCAAGTCGCTGATCCTGCAGCCGGGCACCGGTCAGGTGATCCCGGCGCTGGACAGCACCCTGGTGGGCCAGAAGGCGGGCAGCCGGGTGCTGGTGGTGGCCCCGCCGGCCGCCGCCTTCGGCGACCAGGGCAACACCTCCCTGGGCCTGGGCCCCAAGGACGACCTGGTGCTGGTGATCGACATCAACCGGGTGAACGCGCCGGACGCCCGGGTGAGCGGTGACATGACCGCCCCGCCGGCCGACTTCCCGCAGGTGAAGATCAACGGTGGCAAGACCGCCGACACGATCACCCCGCCGGCGGGCGTCACCGACCCGACCGACCTGAAGACCGCGGTGCTGATCCAGGGCAAGGGCCCGAAGGTGGAGAGCGGCGAGCAGGTCGTCGTCCAGTACACCGGGGTGACCCTGAAGGACGGCAAGAAGTTCGACTCCTCGGTCGAGAAGGGCCAGGCCTTCAGCTTCGTCACCGGCGGCGGCCAGGTGATCCCGGGCTGGGACAAGGGCGTGGTCGGCCAGAACGTCGGCAGCCGGATCGAGCTGGTGATCCCGGCGGCGCAGGCCTACGGGGCCTCCCCGCCGGACGGCAGCGGAATCCCGGCCAACGCCTCGCTGGTCTTCGTGATCGACATCCTCGACGCGGGTCAGGGCTCCGGCGGCGGCCAGTGA
- the tatC gene encoding twin-arginine translocase subunit TatC encodes MSKSSKAPKNDDGRMSLGDHLRELRNRLVKSVLAIVLCMIAAAFFKDQLLHFLMKPLPACLPGGQAPPGVKHCAQVVVIGVTQPFNLTLKVCLLAGLVASVPIWLYQAWAFISPGLHKHERRYSLAFLGLGTPLFLGGVTCAFLLLPTTLEVLGSFTPIGAQQMLPVDNYLNIATRMLLVFGLAFEFPLLLVMLNIGGVLTGKRMRGWWRGMVMAITVFAAVATPSADPVSMLALASPIWVLYFMAVGFALLNDRRRRRRNPDADLSDEEASHLDLSVTAVDGAESVAASAPAVASPTPLASVPAARGEQADQVDDDIT; translated from the coding sequence TTGAGCAAGTCTTCCAAGGCGCCCAAGAACGACGACGGACGGATGTCCCTCGGCGATCACCTGCGCGAACTGCGGAACCGACTGGTCAAGTCGGTGCTGGCGATCGTGCTGTGCATGATCGCGGCGGCGTTCTTCAAGGACCAGCTGCTGCACTTCCTGATGAAGCCGCTGCCGGCCTGCCTGCCCGGCGGCCAGGCCCCGCCGGGGGTGAAGCACTGCGCCCAGGTGGTGGTGATCGGTGTCACCCAGCCGTTCAACCTGACCCTGAAGGTCTGCCTGCTGGCCGGCCTGGTGGCCTCCGTCCCGATCTGGCTCTACCAGGCGTGGGCGTTCATCTCGCCGGGCCTGCACAAGCACGAGCGGCGCTACTCGCTGGCCTTCCTCGGCCTGGGCACGCCGCTCTTCCTGGGCGGCGTCACCTGCGCCTTCCTGCTGCTGCCGACCACCCTGGAGGTGCTGGGCTCCTTCACCCCGATAGGGGCGCAGCAGATGCTGCCGGTGGACAACTACCTGAACATCGCCACCCGGATGCTGCTGGTCTTCGGCCTGGCCTTCGAGTTCCCGCTGCTGCTGGTGATGCTGAACATCGGCGGGGTGCTCACCGGCAAGCGGATGCGCGGCTGGTGGCGCGGCATGGTGATGGCGATCACCGTCTTCGCGGCGGTCGCCACGCCGAGCGCCGACCCGGTCAGCATGCTGGCGCTGGCCTCACCGATCTGGGTCCTGTACTTCATGGCGGTCGGCTTCGCGCTGCTCAACGACCGCCGCAGGCGCCGTCGCAACCCCGACGCAGACCTGTCGGACGAGGAGGCCTCGCACCTGGACCTCTCGGTGACCGCGGTCGACGGGGCCGAGTCGGTGGCCGCCTCGGCCCCGGCGGTGGCCTCGCCCACCCCGCTCGCCTCGGTCCCCGCCGCCCGGGGTGAGCAGGCGGACCAGGTGGACGACGACATCACCTGA
- a CDS encoding YafY family protein, whose translation MAIAKAERLMNLALCLMNTRRPLSKRELRESVEAYREAWQSGSEDAFNRMFERDKDDLRELGLVIDVDENTLDGEAGYLARRDRNRLPEIALDAEEAAALSLAAKVWQQARLSGAASGALQKLRAAGVPFTEDAAEGRTALEPYIPVREAAFEPLLLAARDRRPVAFDYRKAGAAVSEPRSVEPWALECWRGHWYLAGWDRDRSAVRVFRLGRITGKVRSRSAAFTAPVPEHVDVRAYVATFAGEGATASATVRLRRGAGFPLRTKAQTVRQLDEEWDELEIPYGHGLGADLAEYGPDLVVLAPEELRADVIDRLRAVAGLPARGAAADRVAVERVAAEGEHR comes from the coding sequence ATGGCGATCGCCAAGGCAGAGCGGCTGATGAACCTCGCCCTGTGCCTGATGAACACCCGACGGCCGCTCTCCAAGCGGGAGTTGCGCGAGTCGGTCGAGGCCTATCGCGAGGCCTGGCAGTCCGGCAGCGAGGACGCCTTCAACCGGATGTTCGAGCGGGACAAGGACGACCTGCGCGAACTCGGCCTGGTGATCGACGTCGACGAGAACACGCTGGACGGCGAGGCTGGCTACCTGGCCCGCCGGGACCGCAACCGGCTGCCCGAGATCGCGCTGGACGCCGAGGAGGCGGCCGCGCTGAGCCTGGCCGCCAAGGTCTGGCAGCAGGCCCGGCTCTCCGGCGCGGCGAGCGGCGCGCTGCAGAAGCTGCGCGCGGCCGGCGTGCCGTTCACCGAGGACGCCGCCGAGGGCCGCACCGCCCTGGAGCCCTACATCCCGGTCCGCGAGGCCGCCTTCGAGCCGCTGCTGCTCGCCGCCCGGGACCGCCGCCCGGTCGCCTTCGACTACCGCAAGGCCGGCGCCGCGGTCAGTGAGCCGCGCTCGGTGGAGCCCTGGGCGCTGGAGTGCTGGCGCGGCCACTGGTACCTGGCCGGCTGGGACCGCGACCGCTCGGCCGTCCGGGTCTTCCGGCTGGGTCGGATCACCGGCAAGGTCCGCTCCCGTTCGGCCGCCTTCACCGCCCCGGTGCCCGAGCACGTGGACGTGCGCGCCTACGTGGCCACCTTCGCCGGCGAGGGCGCCACCGCCTCGGCCACCGTGCGGTTGCGCCGCGGCGCGGGCTTCCCGCTGCGCACCAAGGCGCAGACCGTGCGGCAGCTGGACGAGGAGTGGGACGAGCTGGAGATCCCCTACGGGCACGGGCTCGGCGCCGATCTGGCCGAGTACGGACCCGACCTGGTGGTGCTGGCGCCCGAGGAACTGCGGGCCGATGTCATCGACCGGCTGCGCGCGGTGGCCGGCCTGCCCGCGCGCGGTGCCGCCGCCGACCGGGTCGCCGTTGAGCGAGTCGCTGCTGAGGGAGAACACCGGTGA
- the pafA gene encoding Pup--protein ligase: MDRRIFGLENEYGVTCTFRGQRRLSPDEVARYLFRRVVSWGRSSNVFLRNGARLYLDVGSHPEYATPECDDVTELVTHDKAGERILEGLLVDAERRLHEEGIAGDVYLFKNNTDSAGNSYGCHENYLVARHGEFSRLADVLIPFLVTRQLICGAGKVLQTPRGAVFCVSQRAEHIWEGVSSATTRSRPIINTRDEPHADAERYRRLHVIVGDSNMSETTTLLKVGATDLVLRLIEAGVVMRDLTLENPIRAIREVSHDLTGRHQVRLANGREASALEIQEEYYTKALEFADRKGLNTGTVGRVLELWGRTLEAVRTEDLAKVGSEIDWIMKYQLIERYREKHQMSMSNPRVAQIDLAYHDIHRRRGLFYLLQNKGQAKRVTTDLKVFEAKSVPPQTTRARLRGDFIRKAQEQRRDFTVDWVHLKLNDQAQRTVLCKDPFRSVDERVEKLIAGM, translated from the coding sequence ATGGACCGCCGAATTTTCGGGCTGGAGAACGAGTACGGCGTCACGTGTACGTTCCGGGGACAACGGCGTCTGTCTCCGGACGAGGTGGCCAGGTACCTCTTCCGCCGCGTAGTTTCCTGGGGGCGCAGCAGCAATGTGTTCCTGCGCAATGGCGCACGCCTGTACCTCGATGTCGGTTCGCACCCGGAATACGCCACTCCGGAGTGTGATGACGTCACCGAACTGGTGACGCACGACAAGGCGGGCGAACGCATCCTGGAGGGCCTGCTGGTGGACGCCGAACGGCGTCTGCACGAGGAGGGCATCGCCGGGGACGTCTACCTGTTCAAGAACAACACGGATTCGGCCGGCAACTCCTACGGCTGCCACGAGAACTACCTGGTGGCCCGGCACGGGGAGTTCTCCCGGCTGGCGGACGTGCTGATCCCGTTCCTGGTGACCCGTCAGCTGATCTGCGGGGCGGGCAAGGTGCTGCAGACGCCGCGCGGCGCGGTGTTCTGCGTCAGCCAGCGGGCCGAGCACATCTGGGAGGGCGTCAGCTCGGCGACCACCCGCTCGCGGCCGATCATCAACACCCGCGACGAGCCGCACGCGGACGCCGAGCGCTACCGGCGGCTGCACGTGATCGTCGGCGACTCCAACATGTCGGAGACCACCACCCTGCTCAAGGTGGGCGCCACCGACCTGGTGCTTCGCCTGATCGAGGCCGGCGTGGTGATGCGCGACCTGACGCTGGAGAACCCGATCCGGGCGATCCGCGAGGTCAGCCACGACCTGACCGGCCGGCACCAGGTGCGGCTGGCCAACGGGCGCGAGGCGAGCGCGCTGGAGATCCAGGAGGAGTACTACACGAAGGCGCTGGAGTTCGCCGACCGCAAGGGGCTGAACACCGGCACCGTGGGCCGGGTGCTCGAACTGTGGGGCCGCACCCTGGAGGCCGTGCGCACCGAGGACCTGGCCAAGGTCGGCTCCGAGATCGACTGGATCATGAAGTACCAGCTGATCGAGCGGTACCGGGAGAAGCACCAGATGAGCATGTCCAACCCGCGGGTCGCCCAGATCGACCTCGCGTACCACGACATCCACCGTCGCCGGGGCCTCTTCTACCTGCTGCAGAACAAGGGGCAGGCGAAGCGGGTGACCACCGACCTGAAGGTCTTCGAGGCCAAGTCGGTGCCGCCGCAGACCACCCGGGCCCGGCTGCGCGGGGACTTCATCCGCAAGGCGCAGGAGCAGCGGCGGGACTTCACGGTGGACTGGGTGCACTTGAAGCTGAACGACCAGGCGCAGCGCACGGTGCTCTGCAAGGACCCGTTCCGCTCGGTGGACGAGCGGGTGGAGAAGCTCATCGCCGGCATGTGA
- a CDS encoding FAD-binding oxidoreductase, which yields MLTNPSHDVVVIGAGVVGAACAYYAARAGLTVAVVDRGPVAGGTTGAGEGNLLLSDKAPGPELELARLSARLWHELAAELPTAIEYEAKGGLVVAAEPAGQQALRAFAAEQTAAGVIAHEVAADQLAQYEPHLAPGLAGGFHYPQDSQVQPALAAAHLLRAARRAGAELHLGERVTAVLTGADGAVRGLRTTRRTIAAGAVVNAAGTWGGEIAELAGTHLPVLPRRGFVLVTEPLPRLVRHKVYAADYVADVASGSAALQSSGVVEGTPAGPVLIGATRERVGFERAVSTEALRRLAAQAAALFPVLAGVQVLRAYRGFRPYLPDHLPAIGADPRVPGLYQACGHEGAGIGLAPATGMLIAGQLTGTALPLDLEPFRPERFET from the coding sequence GTGCTCACGAACCCTTCCCACGACGTCGTGGTGATCGGTGCCGGCGTCGTCGGCGCCGCCTGCGCGTACTACGCGGCCCGAGCCGGGCTGACCGTCGCCGTGGTCGACCGCGGCCCGGTGGCCGGCGGCACCACCGGCGCGGGGGAGGGCAACCTGCTGCTCTCCGACAAGGCGCCCGGACCCGAGCTCGAACTCGCCCGGCTCTCCGCGCGGCTCTGGCACGAGCTGGCCGCGGAGCTGCCCACGGCGATCGAGTACGAGGCCAAGGGCGGCCTGGTGGTGGCCGCCGAGCCGGCCGGGCAGCAGGCGCTGCGGGCCTTCGCCGCCGAGCAGACGGCGGCCGGGGTGATCGCCCACGAGGTGGCCGCCGACCAGCTCGCCCAGTACGAGCCGCACCTGGCGCCCGGGCTGGCGGGCGGCTTCCACTACCCCCAGGACTCCCAGGTGCAGCCGGCGCTGGCCGCGGCCCACCTGCTGCGTGCCGCCCGCCGAGCCGGTGCCGAGCTCCACCTCGGCGAACGGGTCACCGCTGTGCTCACCGGCGCTGACGGCGCGGTGCGCGGCCTGCGCACCACCCGGCGCACCATCGCGGCCGGCGCCGTGGTCAACGCGGCCGGCACCTGGGGCGGGGAGATCGCCGAGCTGGCCGGCACGCACCTGCCGGTGCTGCCCCGACGCGGCTTCGTGCTGGTCACCGAGCCGCTGCCGCGCCTGGTGCGGCACAAGGTCTACGCCGCCGACTACGTGGCGGACGTGGCCAGCGGCTCGGCCGCGCTGCAGAGTTCGGGCGTGGTGGAGGGCACGCCCGCCGGGCCGGTGCTGATCGGCGCGACCCGGGAGCGGGTCGGCTTCGAGCGCGCCGTCTCCACCGAGGCGCTGCGCCGGCTGGCGGCACAGGCGGCGGCGCTCTTCCCGGTGCTGGCGGGGGTCCAGGTGCTGCGGGCCTACCGCGGCTTCCGCCCCTACCTGCCGGACCACCTGCCCGCGATCGGCGCCGACCCGCGGGTGCCCGGGCTCTACCAGGCCTGCGGCCACGAGGGTGCTGGCATCGGGCTGGCCCCGGCGACCGGGATGCTGATCGCCGGACAGCTGACCGGCACGGCGCTGCCGCTCGACCTCGAACCGTTCCGGCCTGAGCGCTTCGAGACCTGA
- a CDS encoding twin-arginine translocase TatA/TatE family subunit — translation MGRILAFLIIIVMAAVFFGGKRLPDLARAVGRSLRILKSETTALRDEFAKEAKEPVEPPAVSDSGLTIKAAPGGAPAARPSAEQRTGRTR, via the coding sequence ATGGGCAGGATCCTGGCGTTCCTGATCATCATCGTGATGGCGGCGGTCTTCTTCGGCGGCAAGCGCCTGCCCGACCTGGCCCGTGCGGTGGGACGCTCGCTGCGGATCCTGAAGAGCGAGACCACGGCACTGCGGGACGAGTTCGCCAAGGAGGCGAAGGAGCCGGTCGAGCCGCCCGCGGTGAGCGACTCCGGTCTGACCATCAAGGCCGCACCCGGTGGGGCCCCCGCCGCGCGGCCGTCCGCCGAGCAGCGGACCGGCCGCACGCGCTGA
- a CDS encoding FAD-dependent oxidoreductase: MVGAGPAGLAGAVAAADRGLRCVLLDAGARPGGQYYRHPDPALRAARPDRLHHHWSTFTELADRLAEHRAAGRIELRSDHHVFLLEAGRPWHLHATSADRATRLRASAVLLATGAYERQLPFPGWTLPGVVTAGGAQAMLKAGLVLPGRRIVVAGSGPLLLAAAASLTAAGARVPAVVEAGDYLGYARRPGVLAAVPGKLGEGAVHGVALARHAVRLRRSSAVVEAHGEDRVTAVTVARLDREWRPLPGTERRIDCDALAVGHGLVPQLELATELGAATRTVPDGTLALRVDARQRTTVPGLWAAGETCGVGGAELALAEGELAALAIAGAAPPAALLARRRRLRGFAELMAGAHRPGPGWPGWLRPDTEVCRCEEVPLARITEAVEELGATDARTVKLLTRAGMGWCQGRMCGPAVACLAKGAGPAGRAGAVEPAPDRRPLSCPVPLGELAQLPPSTDADADAGADVDVDVHVVGAGQSEGQGEDDPR, translated from the coding sequence GTGGTCGGCGCCGGCCCCGCCGGGCTGGCCGGCGCGGTGGCCGCCGCCGACCGGGGCCTGCGCTGCGTGCTGCTGGACGCGGGCGCCCGTCCCGGTGGTCAGTACTACCGCCATCCGGACCCCGCGCTGCGCGCCGCCCGCCCCGACCGGCTGCACCACCACTGGTCCACCTTCACCGAGCTCGCGGACCGCTTGGCCGAGCACCGCGCGGCCGGCCGGATCGAGCTGCGCTCCGACCACCATGTCTTCCTGCTGGAGGCCGGCCGGCCCTGGCACCTGCACGCGACCAGTGCCGACCGCGCCACCCGGCTGCGGGCGAGCGCCGTGCTGCTCGCCACCGGCGCCTACGAGCGCCAGCTGCCGTTCCCCGGCTGGACCCTGCCGGGCGTGGTGACCGCGGGCGGTGCGCAGGCGATGCTCAAGGCGGGCCTGGTGCTGCCCGGGCGCCGGATCGTGGTGGCGGGCAGCGGTCCGCTGCTGCTGGCCGCGGCCGCCTCGTTGACCGCCGCCGGGGCCCGGGTACCGGCCGTCGTCGAGGCCGGGGACTACCTCGGCTACGCCCGCCGCCCCGGCGTGCTCGCGGCGGTGCCCGGCAAGCTCGGTGAGGGCGCGGTGCACGGTGTCGCGCTGGCCCGGCACGCGGTGCGGCTGCGCCGCTCCAGCGCCGTCGTCGAGGCGCACGGCGAGGACCGGGTGACGGCCGTGACGGTGGCCCGGTTGGACCGCGAGTGGCGGCCGCTGCCCGGCACCGAGCGGCGGATCGACTGCGACGCGCTCGCCGTCGGCCATGGCCTGGTGCCGCAACTGGAACTGGCGACCGAGCTGGGCGCCGCGACCCGGACCGTTCCGGACGGCACCCTGGCGCTGCGGGTCGACGCCCGCCAGCGCACCACCGTGCCCGGGCTCTGGGCGGCCGGTGAGACCTGCGGCGTCGGGGGCGCGGAGTTGGCGCTGGCGGAGGGGGAACTCGCGGCGCTGGCGATCGCCGGTGCCGCCCCGCCCGCCGCGCTGCTGGCCCGGCGCCGGAGGCTGCGTGGATTCGCCGAGCTGATGGCCGGCGCCCACCGACCCGGTCCCGGCTGGCCCGGCTGGCTGCGCCCGGACACCGAGGTCTGCCGCTGCGAGGAGGTGCCGCTGGCGCGGATCACCGAGGCCGTCGAGGAACTGGGCGCCACCGACGCACGCACCGTCAAGCTGCTCACCAGGGCCGGGATGGGCTGGTGCCAGGGGCGGATGTGCGGTCCGGCGGTGGCCTGCCTGGCCAAGGGCGCCGGGCCTGCCGGGCGTGCCGGGGCGGTCGAGCCGGCTCCGGACCGCCGCCCGCTCTCCTGTCCGGTGCCGCTGGGCGAGCTGGCGCAGCTGCCGCCGAGTACTGACGCGGACGCGGACGCGGGCGCTGATGTCGACGTTGACGTCCACGTCGTGGGTGCGGGCCAGAGCGAGGGGCAGGGCGAGGACGACCCGCGCTGA
- a CDS encoding (2Fe-2S)-binding protein — protein sequence MRRTPSSLAAADPGPAHSIEFDGRPIPALPGQSIAAALWAQGILAWRTTRVTGRPRGAFCGIGACFDCLATVDGQPNRRTCLLPAAPGTVVTTQEGHGRADLAC from the coding sequence ATGCGCCGTACTCCGTCCTCCCTGGCCGCGGCCGACCCCGGACCGGCCCACAGCATCGAGTTCGACGGCCGCCCGATCCCGGCGCTGCCCGGGCAGAGCATCGCCGCCGCGCTCTGGGCGCAGGGCATCCTGGCCTGGCGCACCACCCGGGTGACGGGTCGGCCGCGCGGGGCGTTCTGCGGGATCGGCGCCTGCTTCGACTGCCTGGCCACCGTCGACGGGCAGCCCAACCGGCGCACCTGCCTGCTGCCGGCCGCACCCGGCACCGTCGTCACCACCCAGGAGGGCCACGGCCGTGCCGACCTCGCCTGCTGA
- a CDS encoding FKBP-type peptidyl-prolyl cis-trans isomerase, producing MRRRAGLLVLLPMLVLAACSSGTPAKTSPSAAPTSATPSVPAPVGSASPMPTVSGDFGKRATITLSGEPNGQFVISTVSEGEGPTVNKNDWVTVNYTAKDWTTGKDLPSSYDQGAKPQLFQAGIGQLVPAFDQSVVGKKVGSRVLVVAPPSTAFGSTGNSQLGVGKNETVVFALDIVQAVPQDSVVTGTVTEPPANQPQVKDNGKAAPTITIPPGQPAPTSLQTTVLIKGDGKPVQSGQTLLVQYTGVLYSNGQQFDSSWSHGGAQALQVGTGSVIAGWDQGLVGQPVGSRVMLVIPPSLGYGSTAQSGIPANSTLVFVIDILEAV from the coding sequence GTGCGCCGCAGAGCCGGGCTGCTCGTACTCCTGCCGATGCTGGTGCTCGCCGCGTGCAGCAGCGGTACCCCCGCGAAGACCAGCCCGTCGGCGGCGCCCACCAGCGCCACGCCGAGCGTGCCGGCCCCGGTCGGGTCGGCCTCGCCGATGCCGACGGTCAGCGGGGACTTCGGCAAGCGGGCCACCATCACGCTGAGCGGGGAGCCCAACGGCCAGTTCGTGATCAGCACGGTGAGCGAGGGCGAGGGCCCGACGGTCAACAAGAACGACTGGGTGACGGTCAACTACACCGCGAAGGACTGGACCACCGGCAAGGACCTGCCCAGCTCCTACGACCAGGGCGCCAAGCCGCAGCTCTTCCAGGCCGGGATCGGGCAGTTGGTGCCGGCCTTCGACCAGAGCGTGGTGGGCAAGAAGGTGGGCAGCCGGGTACTGGTGGTGGCCCCGCCCTCGACGGCCTTCGGCAGCACCGGGAACTCGCAGCTCGGGGTGGGCAAGAACGAGACCGTGGTGTTCGCGCTGGACATCGTTCAGGCGGTCCCGCAGGACTCGGTGGTGACCGGCACGGTGACCGAGCCGCCGGCGAACCAGCCGCAGGTCAAGGACAACGGCAAGGCCGCGCCGACGATCACCATCCCGCCCGGCCAGCCCGCCCCCACCTCGCTGCAGACCACGGTGCTGATCAAGGGGGACGGCAAGCCGGTGCAGTCCGGCCAGACCCTGCTGGTGCAGTACACCGGCGTGCTCTACAGCAACGGGCAGCAGTTCGACTCCTCGTGGAGCCACGGCGGCGCGCAGGCGCTGCAGGTGGGTACCGGCAGCGTGATCGCGGGCTGGGACCAGGGGCTGGTCGGGCAGCCGGTGGGCAGCCGGGTGATGCTGGTGATCCCGCCCTCGCTGGGCTACGGCTCGACCGCGCAGAGCGGAATTCCGGCCAACTCCACCCTGGTCTTCGTCATCGACATCCTGGAAGCTGTCTGA